CGTACGGCGAGATGTGGATGCTCCCGCAGTGGCGCACCGTCGAAACCCTCCAGGCGCGCCTCGAAGAGCTGGGCGGCAGCGTCGAGTTCGGCTGCGAGCTGACCGGCTTCGAGCAGGACGCGGACGGGGTGACGGCGCGGCTGCGCGGGCCGGACGGCACCGAGTCGGCCGTACGGGCCGGCGCTCTGGTCGCGGCCGATGGCGGACGCAGCACGGTCCGTAAGGCCCTCGGGGTGGGCTTCCCCGTCACCGATATCGTCACCGACCCGACGCTGATCGCGGACATCCGCATGGACGGATTCGACCGCGCGCACTGGCACGTGTGGCCCACCGCGCCGGGCGGGCGCGTCGCGATCCGCCCGCTCGAAGGGGCTGACCTCTTCCAGTTGCTCGCCCACTTCGGCGGCGCGGGCCCGGACTTCACGCCCGACGCCACGCCCGAGGCCGTCCAGCAGCTATTCGTGGAGCGCACCGGCCACGAGGGGGTGCGGGTGCACGAGGTGCGGTGGTCCTCGGTGCTGCGCATCAAGGCCGGGGTCGCCGACCGCTTCCGCGTCGGCCGCGTCCTGCTCGCGGGCGATGCCGCGCACATTCACTCTCCTACGGGCGGCCAAGGCCTCAACACCAGCATCCAGGACGCGTACAACCTCGGCTGGAAGCTCGGCGCGGTGCTGCGCGGGGCGTCCGACGCGCTCCTCGACACCTACGAGGCCGAGCGGCGGCCGGTCGCGCAGCAGGTGCTCGCCCTCACCACCCAGGTCTTCGAGCAGGACCGCGTGGACACCGACCGCGGCTTCTCCCGGCGCGGCGGCGAGATGTTCCAGCTGGGCCTCGGCTACCGCGAGAGCCCCCTGACCCGCGAGTGCCGCGAGGGCCTGGCCGACGACGCACTGCGCGCCGGAGACCGCGCCCCCGACGCCCCCTGTGGGCCCATCCGTCTCTTCGACCTCTTCCGCGGCCCGCATGCCACCCTCCTCGCCTTCGGCGGGACCGACGCCCCGGCCTCCGAGCGCTACAAGCTGGTGCGGGTCGGCCGACCCGGCGAGCAGGCCGACGTCATCGACGTGGACGGGCACGCACACAAGGCGTACGGGGACCGGGGACTCTTTCTCGTACGGCCCGACGGGTATGTGGCACTCGCGACGGAGGACCCGGCGGACCTGGCCTCGTACGAGGCCCACTAGGGGGTGTCGTTCGGATCATGGCGGGCTCGCGGGGCCTGGCACGCACTCCCCCACGCCTGAACGGCGCGGGGGGACCCCCATCCGCGTTGTCGTCACTCGCCGACGCTCCGCGTCGACTCCCTCCTCCGCCTTGCGATCGCACGCGCCAGGCCCCGCTCCCTGATCCACCATGATCCGAACGACACCCCCTAGCGCCCGGCGAGAGACCCGGCGCCACACCGTCATCAGGCTCTGGCACGCTGCCGGTAACTCGCCGCCGCTCAGAGCTTGATGCCGGCCCTCTTGGCAAGAGCCGTCACTTTTGGATTGCTCCGCTTGTGCAGGGAAACGAGGACACGGCTCAATTCCAGGCTTGTGGGGTGGACCTTCGCCATCTGCGGTGCGATGTCCCACGCCTCGGCCAGTGAATCCACCGCCCCGTCGCGGTCTTTCAAAGCCAGTTTGGCCCTGGCGATATTCATGTGGACGGGGCCGATCCGAGTGGCCGGCAGGGTGTGTCCGTCCCGCAAATACTGCTCGCCCACCTCAAGTGCCTCGGCATTTTTCTTGAGATCAACGTGGGTCGCGAGAATGTGGGTGATGGTGTTCTCCGGGCCGAAATGCACTCCGAGAGCGTTGATGTCGGAGTCGACCACCGCAGCAGATTTGCGAGCGCCCCTGATATGCCGCTCGACGGTCTTCTTGTCCCGCAGTCGACCTGCCAGCGTCATTCCTCGGAGGTGAAGCAGCCCCAGTGCGAGGTGCCGAGTCCTTCCCTTCATGGTCGATTCGGCCCGTACGACGGCCTGGTCGACCACGGACAGTCCCCCGGCGAAGTCACCGCCGTTGAGG
This portion of the Streptomyces sp. 2114.4 genome encodes:
- a CDS encoding FAD-dependent monooxygenase, coding for MSLPAVTTTEVLIAGAGPTGLVLACDLARRQIACRVVERESHSFPGSRGSGLQPRSLEVFDDLGVIDAIRAAGGPVQRLQSWDGTTRVAEWDTVERSEPSPHVPYGEMWMLPQWRTVETLQARLEELGGSVEFGCELTGFEQDADGVTARLRGPDGTESAVRAGALVAADGGRSTVRKALGVGFPVTDIVTDPTLIADIRMDGFDRAHWHVWPTAPGGRVAIRPLEGADLFQLLAHFGGAGPDFTPDATPEAVQQLFVERTGHEGVRVHEVRWSSVLRIKAGVADRFRVGRVLLAGDAAHIHSPTGGQGLNTSIQDAYNLGWKLGAVLRGASDALLDTYEAERRPVAQQVLALTTQVFEQDRVDTDRGFSRRGGEMFQLGLGYRESPLTRECREGLADDALRAGDRAPDAPCGPIRLFDLFRGPHATLLAFGGTDAPASERYKLVRVGRPGEQADVIDVDGHAHKAYGDRGLFLVRPDGYVALATEDPADLASYEAH